In a single window of the Lasioglossum baleicum chromosome 10, iyLasBale1, whole genome shotgun sequence genome:
- the LOC143212513 gene encoding uncharacterized protein LOC143212513 isoform X1 has product MTSKPGRSYNVRSPRVGGPLSQSLAMIPPTMHGHEFNQPLSRVVMVRKTDQRTFSKGRRGGEPLLETVTRETVELFNGGRAERKYTSETRDIVTPKSNRRVAENVSFVSGMPSLSVNGTKKKVVGFVDQLSPERSRTDSVRSKSPLTASPASPGPLSNSLHGSFHGSLGSDGMSYSSARSSSASPDSARCLSTPITKTDTRKPSVRRLGPPKEFINVCLETHNYFRSRHGVPPLRLSKQLCKTSQDWANILATRGRLEHRANIDYGENLYCMWSSNPKTVVSGDEPVNEWYGEEAQHQYGKEPTTLKTGHFTQVVWKDSTELGVGMARNRNGEVYVVCNYNPAGNYLGSFTENVLPPGGSSLSKKISFMPRYTMDDQTWQQEALLAHNEYRRRHRVPDLRFSAELTSAAKAWANTLLDTNKLIPQLSSPYGENIYSMQCSDPKLIVPAREVVSKWYSEKKDHKFGTEPKVLNTCHFTQIVWKNTTEMGIAMAKRDGSCVVVACYHPRGNIVGQFTENVFKAIKSTC; this is encoded by the exons GTCCCCACGCGTAGGTGGGCCCCTCTCGCAGTCGTTAGCGATGATCCCGCCGACGATGCACGGCCACGAATTCAATCAACCCCTGTCGAGGGTGGTTATGGTTCGTAAAACGGATCAAAGGACCTTCAGTAAGGGCCGAAGGGGTGGCGAGCCTCTTCTGGAAACGGTAACCAGGGAAACCGTCGAGCTTTTCAACGGTGGTAGAGCTGAAAGGAAATACACGTCCGAAACCAGAGACATCGTTACTCCAAAGTCGAACAG AAGAGTCGCGGAGAACGTATCATTCGTTTCTGG TATGCCCTCGCTCAGCGTAAACGGAACGAAAAAGAAGGTGGTTGGCTTTGTCGACCAGCTATCGCCCGAAAG GTCTAGGACGGATTCGGTCAGATCGAAGTCCCCCTTGACAGCGTCGCCGGCATCGCCAGGACCACTGTCCAATTCCCTTCATGGCAGTTTTCATGGTAGTTTAGGCAGCGATGGCATGTCCTACAGCAGCGCCAGGTCGTCCTCGGCGTCCCCCGACTCCGCAAGATGCTTGTCCACACCG ATAACAAAGACTGACACACGTAAACCGTCTGTGCGCAGATTGGGCCCACCGAAAGAATTCATCAACGTCTGCCTCGAGACGCACAATTACTTCCGCTCGAGGCATGGAGTGCCACCTCTTCGTCTCAGCAAACAG TTATGCAAAACGAGTCAAGATTGGGCCAACATACTGGCGACTAGGGGTAGGTTAGAGCACAGGGCGAACATCGACTACGGCGAGAATTTGTACTGCATGTGGAGTTCGAACCCGAAGACCGTGGTCAGCGGCGATGAACCTGTAAACGAATG GTACGGGGAAGAGGCGCAGCACCAGTACGGAAAAGAGCCGACCACCCTGAAGACCGGCCACTTCACCCAAGTAGTATGGAAAGACAGTACAGAGTTAGGCGTCGGGATGGCCAGGAACCGGAACGGCGAAGTTTACGTGGTCTGCAACTATAATCCTGCTGGGAACTACCTGGGTAGCTTCACGGAGAATGTCCTTCCACCTGGAGGCTCCAGTCTTAGTAAAAAGATATCCTTTATGCCGCGATACACCATGGACGATCAAACGTGGCAACAGGAAGCTTTGCTGGCTCATAACGAGTACAGAAGACGACATCGTGTCCCTGACCTGAGGTTCAGCGCTGAATTAACTTCTGCTGCCAAG GCGTGGGCGAACACGTTGCTGGACACGAACAAGCTGATCCCGCAATTATCGTCTCCCTATGGGGAAAACATCTACTCGATGCAGTGCTCCGATCCGAAGCTAATTGTACCGGCACGGGAGGTGGTCTCGAAATGGTATTCCGAAAAGAAGGATCACAAGTTTGGCACTGAGCCAAAAGTCCTAAATACAT GTCATTTCACGCAAATCGTATGGAAGAACACCACCGAGATGGGCATAGCAATGGCGAAAAGGGATGGCAGTTGCGTAGTGGTAGCCTGCTATCATCCGAGGGGTAACATTGTCGGACAGTTCACGGAGAACGTGTTCAAGGCTATCAAGAGCACCTGTTAG
- the LOC143212513 gene encoding uncharacterized protein LOC143212513 isoform X4, translating into MIPPTMHGHEFNQPLSRVVMVRKTDQRTFSKGRRGGEPLLETVTRETVELFNGGRAERKYTSETRDIVTPKSNRRVAENVSFVSGMPSLSVNGTKKKVVGFVDQLSPERSRTDSVRSKSPLTASPASPGPLSNSLHGSFHGSLGSDGMSYSSARSSSASPDSARCLSTPITKTDTRKPSVRRLGPPKEFINVCLETHNYFRSRHGVPPLRLSKQLCKTSQDWANILATRGRLEHRANIDYGENLYCMWSSNPKTVVSGDEPVNEWYGEEAQHQYGKEPTTLKTGHFTQVVWKDSTELGVGMARNRNGEVYVVCNYNPAGNYLGSFTENVLPPGGSSLSKKISFMPRYTMDDQTWQQEALLAHNEYRRRHRVPDLRFSAELTSAAKAWANTLLDTNKLIPQLSSPYGENIYSMQCSDPKLIVPAREVVSKWYSEKKDHKFGTEPKVLNTCHFTQIVWKNTTEMGIAMAKRDGSCVVVACYHPRGNIVGQFTENVFKAIKSTC; encoded by the exons ATGATCCCGCCGACGATGCACGGCCACGAATTCAATCAACCCCTGTCGAGGGTGGTTATGGTTCGTAAAACGGATCAAAGGACCTTCAGTAAGGGCCGAAGGGGTGGCGAGCCTCTTCTGGAAACGGTAACCAGGGAAACCGTCGAGCTTTTCAACGGTGGTAGAGCTGAAAGGAAATACACGTCCGAAACCAGAGACATCGTTACTCCAAAGTCGAACAG AAGAGTCGCGGAGAACGTATCATTCGTTTCTGG TATGCCCTCGCTCAGCGTAAACGGAACGAAAAAGAAGGTGGTTGGCTTTGTCGACCAGCTATCGCCCGAAAG GTCTAGGACGGATTCGGTCAGATCGAAGTCCCCCTTGACAGCGTCGCCGGCATCGCCAGGACCACTGTCCAATTCCCTTCATGGCAGTTTTCATGGTAGTTTAGGCAGCGATGGCATGTCCTACAGCAGCGCCAGGTCGTCCTCGGCGTCCCCCGACTCCGCAAGATGCTTGTCCACACCG ATAACAAAGACTGACACACGTAAACCGTCTGTGCGCAGATTGGGCCCACCGAAAGAATTCATCAACGTCTGCCTCGAGACGCACAATTACTTCCGCTCGAGGCATGGAGTGCCACCTCTTCGTCTCAGCAAACAG TTATGCAAAACGAGTCAAGATTGGGCCAACATACTGGCGACTAGGGGTAGGTTAGAGCACAGGGCGAACATCGACTACGGCGAGAATTTGTACTGCATGTGGAGTTCGAACCCGAAGACCGTGGTCAGCGGCGATGAACCTGTAAACGAATG GTACGGGGAAGAGGCGCAGCACCAGTACGGAAAAGAGCCGACCACCCTGAAGACCGGCCACTTCACCCAAGTAGTATGGAAAGACAGTACAGAGTTAGGCGTCGGGATGGCCAGGAACCGGAACGGCGAAGTTTACGTGGTCTGCAACTATAATCCTGCTGGGAACTACCTGGGTAGCTTCACGGAGAATGTCCTTCCACCTGGAGGCTCCAGTCTTAGTAAAAAGATATCCTTTATGCCGCGATACACCATGGACGATCAAACGTGGCAACAGGAAGCTTTGCTGGCTCATAACGAGTACAGAAGACGACATCGTGTCCCTGACCTGAGGTTCAGCGCTGAATTAACTTCTGCTGCCAAG GCGTGGGCGAACACGTTGCTGGACACGAACAAGCTGATCCCGCAATTATCGTCTCCCTATGGGGAAAACATCTACTCGATGCAGTGCTCCGATCCGAAGCTAATTGTACCGGCACGGGAGGTGGTCTCGAAATGGTATTCCGAAAAGAAGGATCACAAGTTTGGCACTGAGCCAAAAGTCCTAAATACAT GTCATTTCACGCAAATCGTATGGAAGAACACCACCGAGATGGGCATAGCAATGGCGAAAAGGGATGGCAGTTGCGTAGTGGTAGCCTGCTATCATCCGAGGGGTAACATTGTCGGACAGTTCACGGAGAACGTGTTCAAGGCTATCAAGAGCACCTGTTAG
- the LOC143212513 gene encoding uncharacterized protein LOC143212513 isoform X2, whose product MTSKPGRSYNVRSPRVGGPLSQSLAMIPPTMHGHEFNQPLSRVVMVRKTDQRTFSKGRRGGEPLLETVTRETVELFNGGRAERKYTSETRDIVTPKSNSMPSLSVNGTKKKVVGFVDQLSPERSRTDSVRSKSPLTASPASPGPLSNSLHGSFHGSLGSDGMSYSSARSSSASPDSARCLSTPITKTDTRKPSVRRLGPPKEFINVCLETHNYFRSRHGVPPLRLSKQLCKTSQDWANILATRGRLEHRANIDYGENLYCMWSSNPKTVVSGDEPVNEWYGEEAQHQYGKEPTTLKTGHFTQVVWKDSTELGVGMARNRNGEVYVVCNYNPAGNYLGSFTENVLPPGGSSLSKKISFMPRYTMDDQTWQQEALLAHNEYRRRHRVPDLRFSAELTSAAKAWANTLLDTNKLIPQLSSPYGENIYSMQCSDPKLIVPAREVVSKWYSEKKDHKFGTEPKVLNTCHFTQIVWKNTTEMGIAMAKRDGSCVVVACYHPRGNIVGQFTENVFKAIKSTC is encoded by the exons GTCCCCACGCGTAGGTGGGCCCCTCTCGCAGTCGTTAGCGATGATCCCGCCGACGATGCACGGCCACGAATTCAATCAACCCCTGTCGAGGGTGGTTATGGTTCGTAAAACGGATCAAAGGACCTTCAGTAAGGGCCGAAGGGGTGGCGAGCCTCTTCTGGAAACGGTAACCAGGGAAACCGTCGAGCTTTTCAACGGTGGTAGAGCTGAAAGGAAATACACGTCCGAAACCAGAGACATCGTTACTCCAAAGTCGAACAG TATGCCCTCGCTCAGCGTAAACGGAACGAAAAAGAAGGTGGTTGGCTTTGTCGACCAGCTATCGCCCGAAAG GTCTAGGACGGATTCGGTCAGATCGAAGTCCCCCTTGACAGCGTCGCCGGCATCGCCAGGACCACTGTCCAATTCCCTTCATGGCAGTTTTCATGGTAGTTTAGGCAGCGATGGCATGTCCTACAGCAGCGCCAGGTCGTCCTCGGCGTCCCCCGACTCCGCAAGATGCTTGTCCACACCG ATAACAAAGACTGACACACGTAAACCGTCTGTGCGCAGATTGGGCCCACCGAAAGAATTCATCAACGTCTGCCTCGAGACGCACAATTACTTCCGCTCGAGGCATGGAGTGCCACCTCTTCGTCTCAGCAAACAG TTATGCAAAACGAGTCAAGATTGGGCCAACATACTGGCGACTAGGGGTAGGTTAGAGCACAGGGCGAACATCGACTACGGCGAGAATTTGTACTGCATGTGGAGTTCGAACCCGAAGACCGTGGTCAGCGGCGATGAACCTGTAAACGAATG GTACGGGGAAGAGGCGCAGCACCAGTACGGAAAAGAGCCGACCACCCTGAAGACCGGCCACTTCACCCAAGTAGTATGGAAAGACAGTACAGAGTTAGGCGTCGGGATGGCCAGGAACCGGAACGGCGAAGTTTACGTGGTCTGCAACTATAATCCTGCTGGGAACTACCTGGGTAGCTTCACGGAGAATGTCCTTCCACCTGGAGGCTCCAGTCTTAGTAAAAAGATATCCTTTATGCCGCGATACACCATGGACGATCAAACGTGGCAACAGGAAGCTTTGCTGGCTCATAACGAGTACAGAAGACGACATCGTGTCCCTGACCTGAGGTTCAGCGCTGAATTAACTTCTGCTGCCAAG GCGTGGGCGAACACGTTGCTGGACACGAACAAGCTGATCCCGCAATTATCGTCTCCCTATGGGGAAAACATCTACTCGATGCAGTGCTCCGATCCGAAGCTAATTGTACCGGCACGGGAGGTGGTCTCGAAATGGTATTCCGAAAAGAAGGATCACAAGTTTGGCACTGAGCCAAAAGTCCTAAATACAT GTCATTTCACGCAAATCGTATGGAAGAACACCACCGAGATGGGCATAGCAATGGCGAAAAGGGATGGCAGTTGCGTAGTGGTAGCCTGCTATCATCCGAGGGGTAACATTGTCGGACAGTTCACGGAGAACGTGTTCAAGGCTATCAAGAGCACCTGTTAG
- the LOC143212513 gene encoding uncharacterized protein LOC143212513 isoform X3, translating to MTSKPGRSYNVRSPRVGGPLSQSLAMIPPTMHGHEFNQPLSRVVMVRKTDQRTFSKGRRGGEPLLETVTRETVELFNGGRAERKYTSETRDIVTPKSNRRVAENVSFVSGSRTDSVRSKSPLTASPASPGPLSNSLHGSFHGSLGSDGMSYSSARSSSASPDSARCLSTPITKTDTRKPSVRRLGPPKEFINVCLETHNYFRSRHGVPPLRLSKQLCKTSQDWANILATRGRLEHRANIDYGENLYCMWSSNPKTVVSGDEPVNEWYGEEAQHQYGKEPTTLKTGHFTQVVWKDSTELGVGMARNRNGEVYVVCNYNPAGNYLGSFTENVLPPGGSSLSKKISFMPRYTMDDQTWQQEALLAHNEYRRRHRVPDLRFSAELTSAAKAWANTLLDTNKLIPQLSSPYGENIYSMQCSDPKLIVPAREVVSKWYSEKKDHKFGTEPKVLNTCHFTQIVWKNTTEMGIAMAKRDGSCVVVACYHPRGNIVGQFTENVFKAIKSTC from the exons GTCCCCACGCGTAGGTGGGCCCCTCTCGCAGTCGTTAGCGATGATCCCGCCGACGATGCACGGCCACGAATTCAATCAACCCCTGTCGAGGGTGGTTATGGTTCGTAAAACGGATCAAAGGACCTTCAGTAAGGGCCGAAGGGGTGGCGAGCCTCTTCTGGAAACGGTAACCAGGGAAACCGTCGAGCTTTTCAACGGTGGTAGAGCTGAAAGGAAATACACGTCCGAAACCAGAGACATCGTTACTCCAAAGTCGAACAG AAGAGTCGCGGAGAACGTATCATTCGTTTCTGG GTCTAGGACGGATTCGGTCAGATCGAAGTCCCCCTTGACAGCGTCGCCGGCATCGCCAGGACCACTGTCCAATTCCCTTCATGGCAGTTTTCATGGTAGTTTAGGCAGCGATGGCATGTCCTACAGCAGCGCCAGGTCGTCCTCGGCGTCCCCCGACTCCGCAAGATGCTTGTCCACACCG ATAACAAAGACTGACACACGTAAACCGTCTGTGCGCAGATTGGGCCCACCGAAAGAATTCATCAACGTCTGCCTCGAGACGCACAATTACTTCCGCTCGAGGCATGGAGTGCCACCTCTTCGTCTCAGCAAACAG TTATGCAAAACGAGTCAAGATTGGGCCAACATACTGGCGACTAGGGGTAGGTTAGAGCACAGGGCGAACATCGACTACGGCGAGAATTTGTACTGCATGTGGAGTTCGAACCCGAAGACCGTGGTCAGCGGCGATGAACCTGTAAACGAATG GTACGGGGAAGAGGCGCAGCACCAGTACGGAAAAGAGCCGACCACCCTGAAGACCGGCCACTTCACCCAAGTAGTATGGAAAGACAGTACAGAGTTAGGCGTCGGGATGGCCAGGAACCGGAACGGCGAAGTTTACGTGGTCTGCAACTATAATCCTGCTGGGAACTACCTGGGTAGCTTCACGGAGAATGTCCTTCCACCTGGAGGCTCCAGTCTTAGTAAAAAGATATCCTTTATGCCGCGATACACCATGGACGATCAAACGTGGCAACAGGAAGCTTTGCTGGCTCATAACGAGTACAGAAGACGACATCGTGTCCCTGACCTGAGGTTCAGCGCTGAATTAACTTCTGCTGCCAAG GCGTGGGCGAACACGTTGCTGGACACGAACAAGCTGATCCCGCAATTATCGTCTCCCTATGGGGAAAACATCTACTCGATGCAGTGCTCCGATCCGAAGCTAATTGTACCGGCACGGGAGGTGGTCTCGAAATGGTATTCCGAAAAGAAGGATCACAAGTTTGGCACTGAGCCAAAAGTCCTAAATACAT GTCATTTCACGCAAATCGTATGGAAGAACACCACCGAGATGGGCATAGCAATGGCGAAAAGGGATGGCAGTTGCGTAGTGGTAGCCTGCTATCATCCGAGGGGTAACATTGTCGGACAGTTCACGGAGAACGTGTTCAAGGCTATCAAGAGCACCTGTTAG
- the LOC143212513 gene encoding uncharacterized protein LOC143212513 isoform X5 codes for MTSKPGRSYNVRSPRVGGPLSQSLAMIPPTMHGHEFNQPLSRVVMVRKTDQRTFSKGRRGGEPLLETVTRETVELFNGGRAERKYTSETRDIVTPKSNRSRTDSVRSKSPLTASPASPGPLSNSLHGSFHGSLGSDGMSYSSARSSSASPDSARCLSTPITKTDTRKPSVRRLGPPKEFINVCLETHNYFRSRHGVPPLRLSKQLCKTSQDWANILATRGRLEHRANIDYGENLYCMWSSNPKTVVSGDEPVNEWYGEEAQHQYGKEPTTLKTGHFTQVVWKDSTELGVGMARNRNGEVYVVCNYNPAGNYLGSFTENVLPPGGSSLSKKISFMPRYTMDDQTWQQEALLAHNEYRRRHRVPDLRFSAELTSAAKAWANTLLDTNKLIPQLSSPYGENIYSMQCSDPKLIVPAREVVSKWYSEKKDHKFGTEPKVLNTCHFTQIVWKNTTEMGIAMAKRDGSCVVVACYHPRGNIVGQFTENVFKAIKSTC; via the exons GTCCCCACGCGTAGGTGGGCCCCTCTCGCAGTCGTTAGCGATGATCCCGCCGACGATGCACGGCCACGAATTCAATCAACCCCTGTCGAGGGTGGTTATGGTTCGTAAAACGGATCAAAGGACCTTCAGTAAGGGCCGAAGGGGTGGCGAGCCTCTTCTGGAAACGGTAACCAGGGAAACCGTCGAGCTTTTCAACGGTGGTAGAGCTGAAAGGAAATACACGTCCGAAACCAGAGACATCGTTACTCCAAAGTCGAACAG GTCTAGGACGGATTCGGTCAGATCGAAGTCCCCCTTGACAGCGTCGCCGGCATCGCCAGGACCACTGTCCAATTCCCTTCATGGCAGTTTTCATGGTAGTTTAGGCAGCGATGGCATGTCCTACAGCAGCGCCAGGTCGTCCTCGGCGTCCCCCGACTCCGCAAGATGCTTGTCCACACCG ATAACAAAGACTGACACACGTAAACCGTCTGTGCGCAGATTGGGCCCACCGAAAGAATTCATCAACGTCTGCCTCGAGACGCACAATTACTTCCGCTCGAGGCATGGAGTGCCACCTCTTCGTCTCAGCAAACAG TTATGCAAAACGAGTCAAGATTGGGCCAACATACTGGCGACTAGGGGTAGGTTAGAGCACAGGGCGAACATCGACTACGGCGAGAATTTGTACTGCATGTGGAGTTCGAACCCGAAGACCGTGGTCAGCGGCGATGAACCTGTAAACGAATG GTACGGGGAAGAGGCGCAGCACCAGTACGGAAAAGAGCCGACCACCCTGAAGACCGGCCACTTCACCCAAGTAGTATGGAAAGACAGTACAGAGTTAGGCGTCGGGATGGCCAGGAACCGGAACGGCGAAGTTTACGTGGTCTGCAACTATAATCCTGCTGGGAACTACCTGGGTAGCTTCACGGAGAATGTCCTTCCACCTGGAGGCTCCAGTCTTAGTAAAAAGATATCCTTTATGCCGCGATACACCATGGACGATCAAACGTGGCAACAGGAAGCTTTGCTGGCTCATAACGAGTACAGAAGACGACATCGTGTCCCTGACCTGAGGTTCAGCGCTGAATTAACTTCTGCTGCCAAG GCGTGGGCGAACACGTTGCTGGACACGAACAAGCTGATCCCGCAATTATCGTCTCCCTATGGGGAAAACATCTACTCGATGCAGTGCTCCGATCCGAAGCTAATTGTACCGGCACGGGAGGTGGTCTCGAAATGGTATTCCGAAAAGAAGGATCACAAGTTTGGCACTGAGCCAAAAGTCCTAAATACAT GTCATTTCACGCAAATCGTATGGAAGAACACCACCGAGATGGGCATAGCAATGGCGAAAAGGGATGGCAGTTGCGTAGTGGTAGCCTGCTATCATCCGAGGGGTAACATTGTCGGACAGTTCACGGAGAACGTGTTCAAGGCTATCAAGAGCACCTGTTAG